The DNA sequence TTGCCGTTTTTCTGCCCATtcttgggcagagggagggatTCTTCAACCAGGTTCCATAGTTAGCATGGGATCCCATGTGGGGCTTGCTCtcaacccggagatcatgacgtgagccaaaatcaagagtcgggtgcttaaccaactgagcactgAGGTGCTCcttttctgcctgtttttaatGCTTGCAGGTATTGCCATAACactaattttaaattctaattgttggtatgcctgggtggctcagcagttgagtgtctgcttttgccttggggcgtgatcccagagctCTGTgactgagtcctgcatagggctcccccacagggagtctgcttttccctctgcatgtctctctcatgaataaataatatttttttaaaaaaaaattctaattgttGATTTAAATCTACTTTATTAGTGACATTTGGGGTAATTTCTTTTAACTTTGgtttatgataaattttaaagtttaaaatttattttcccatttctagGCAAATCCTGACCCCAACTGCTGTCTTGGAGTATTTGGATTGAGCTTGTACACTACAGAAAGAGATCTAAGAGAAGTGTTCTCTAAATATGGCCCCATTGCTGACGTGTCTATTGTATATGACCAGCAATCTAGGCGTTCCAGAGGATTtgcctttgtatattttgaaaatgtagacGATGCCAAGGAAGTAAGTTAAAAGTCTACCTGTATCTTTGTAAAATAGTGCTACTATTGACTCTTAAGTACTAATGAACTTGGATAAGGACAATTTTTTTAGGGTatgtttatttatacatataaatatgtagaaaaatctaatttatagTTTAGTGGATAGTTCGTGGCTTCGTCCAGGGTGTACATAATAATTTAATGTATCTTTCGAAGGCAAAAGAGCGTGCCAATGGAATGGAGCTTGATGGACGTAGGATCAGAGTTGATTTCTCTATAACAAAAAGACCACATACCCCAACACCAGGAATTTACATGGGGAGACCTACCTAGTAAGTTTTCTTCTTAAGATAATGATGGATGGCTGAGTGCGTTTTCTGTAAGAACTCTATGTACTAGGAGAAAGTCTGACATTTCATCCAGTCCTGCCATTAGGACTATAAATGGACTAGGACATTATAGTCCTTGAAACTAAGACTATAATGCCATAGAtcattctgatcttttttttttttttttttttaactgggtaaAACTGTTGAAAAGAATATTCAGTGAAGACATGGTACTTGTGTTGCACACTGTAATTGGTAATTAATAGTCTTgattagaacatttttttcataatggaGTCTTTATTATAGTAAATATTCTCACTTCTGAAATGACATTcatccaaatattttaattttccctccTAGGAGAATATGTGggctaaaaaaattaacttttgaagGCAAGTTAGCAGAATGTGTGTATCCCTTAACCAaaaggctttttgttgttgtttttagtttttttttttaatatatatttatattattataggGGCCAGAGAAAGGACAGTGTTTAATATCAGTGGAATCTTAAACAGGAATATTGTTTTCCAGTTAACTTTCCTATTAGAAAAGGCCCATCTATGAATTAATAATTAGGGTAATATTTATTAGGAAATAATCTTCATTTTTTGCCCAATAAAGGAGAGTAAAGAGATTATACTTGAAGCAGTTGTCCAGTCATGTCTTTAGAGCTCAGCTGTGGCCTCCAAGACCCAAATGAGCCATCGTGCTATTGTCTGAACAGTTTTAAACAGTAACAGTCATATGTAGTTAAATAGGGAAGGAAAGACATATGGTATCTTATGAAGGTATATTATTATTCATAGTGGCAGCTCACGCCGTCGGGATTATTATGACAGAGGATATGATCGAGGCTATGATGATCGTGACTACTATAGCAGATCATACAGGTAAGGTAACCATAAAATGAGATTTAAGTtgccaaaaattaaaagaagtatcTTCTCCTGAATCAGTTGCAACATAATTTAAGGCAGTGCTACACCTaagttttcatctttattaaaatcactttttatatattaaatacagaaacctagattttttttaaggtttaagtGTCTAGTCCGTTtaatatgtacatgtattttttttttttaatttctttttacatttttattcatgagagacagggcgaagcaggctccttgcagggagcctgatgtgggactccatcctgggtctccaggatcatgctctggactgaaggcgacgctaaactgctgagccacccaggctgcccccctgtATTTTCTTAAACGTCAAGTTGTAAACCAACTGAAGTCCTTTATAAGTGCAAAGAAGTAACTGCTAAAGAGCAGTAATTTAGCAAAACAATGGCTAGAagtttgtgtggttttttttttttttttttaactaccaaaagattttatatgtttttctttaggGGGTTAGTATGGAAATACTTAGAATACTTTTGAAGATAAAAATGGGGTAAAATTATTTTAGCTGCAGCAGGTCACTTAGACCCTGTCTTGcttgtgaaaatgtc is a window from the Vulpes lagopus strain Blue_001 chromosome 17, ASM1834538v1, whole genome shotgun sequence genome containing:
- the TRA2B gene encoding transformer-2 protein homolog beta isoform X2, whose translation is MSTRRRHVGNRANPDPNCCLGVFGLSLYTTERDLREVFSKYGPIADVSIVYDQQSRRSRGFAFVYFENVDDAKEAKERANGMELDGRRIRVDFSITKRPHTPTPGIYMGRPTYGSSRRRDYYDRGYDRGYDDRDYYSRSYRGGGGGGGGWRAAQDRDQIYRRRSPSPYYSRGGYRSRSRSRSYSPRRY